A single genomic interval of Daucus carota subsp. sativus chromosome 1, DH1 v3.0, whole genome shotgun sequence harbors:
- the LOC108205454 gene encoding serpin-ZX — MAPSTRKRKSAKLDSSTETKPRAPKLEPSETKNMKPKLEPSETKPITPKLEEPSETKPTKMRPTGTKPITPKIEMDQIISNQTDVAMTLTKHILGDNNPCNVVLSPLSLQLVLGLVAAGSESESLKQLLSFLKAESTEELNSLASHLANHVFTGGSPPGELTLSLANGVWIDKSLSFQPFFSKVVDDVYKAGSDVVDFKNKASEAAEKVNLWIEKKTYGLIKDTISPDLFDDETRIVFANAIYFKGFWANKFDMLSTRNDDFYLLDDSSVHVPFMTSTTKYYCISAFDGFKVLELPYKRETDMRDISMYFFLPDAKDGLSTLVDKLASESGFLERHIPSEMERVGQLRIPKFKISFEFEASKALKELGVCAPFIRGRRDFDRMVNSVYDELLYVSGVFQESYIEVNESGTEACAYSRIPMCGGGPLPVTKIDFIADHPFLFLIRENKTGVVLFIGQVLNPEASWPRFSIDYNTIFGNR; from the exons atggcCCCTTCcaccagaaaaagaaaatctgcaAAATTAGATTCATCAACCGAAACCAAACCCAGAGCACCAAAACTGGAACCCTCAGAAACCAAAAACATGAAACCCAAACTTGAGCCCTCTGAAACCAAACCCATAACACCAAAATTGGAAGAGCCCTCAGAAACCAAACCCACAAAAATGAGACCCACAGGAACCAAACCCATAACCCCAAAAATTGAGATGGACCAGATCATCAGTAACCAAACTGATGTTGCAATGACACTCACAAAACACATTCTCGGAGACAATAACCCCTGTAACGTTGTTTTGTCTCCGCTTTCTCTGCAGCTTGTACTTGGTTTGGTTGCAGCTGGGTCTGAAAGCGAATCCTTAAAGCAGCTTTTGTCCTTCCTTAAAGCTGAGAGTACGGAAGAACTAAACTCACTCGCTTCTCATCTTGCTAATCATGTTTTTACAGGTGGGTCCCCTCCTGGCGAGCTCACCTTGTCACTGGCTAATGGGGTTTGGATTGACAAGTCTCTGTCGTTTCAGCCTTTTTTCAGTAAAGTGGTGGATGATGTGTACAAGGCTGGCTCTGATGTTGTTGATTTTAAAAACAAg GCTAGTGAGGCAGCGGAAAAAGTGAACTTATGGATCGAAAAGAAAACCTATGGCCTTATTAAAGACACTATTTCTCCTGATCTATTTGACGATGAAACCAGGATTGTTTTTGCCAATGCCATTTATTTCAAAGGGTTTTGGGCTAATAAATTCGATATGTTGAGTACAAGAAATGATGACTTCTACCTCCTCGATGATAGCTCTGTTCATGTTCCCTTCATGACCAGCACTACAAAATATTACTGTATAAGTGCCTTTGACGGGTTTAAGGTGTTGGAACTTCCATATAAACGTGAAACTGACATGCGGGACATTTCCATGTACTTCTTTCTCCCGGATGCAAAAGACGGATTGTCAACATTGGTGGATAAACTTGCCTCAGAATCCGGATTCCTTGAACGCCATATTCCAAGTGAAATGGAAAGAGTTGGCCAGCTTCGTATTcccaaatttaaaatatcatttgaATTCGAAGCATCAAAAGCATTAAAGGAACTTGGAGTGTGTGCACCCTTCATTCGAGGAAGACGTGATTTTGATAGGATGGTGAATTCTGTGTACGATGAGCTGCTTTACGTTTCAGGTGTATTTCAGGAATCATACATTGAGGTTAATGAATCAGGCACAGAAGCTTGTGCTTATTCACGAATTCCCATGTGTGGAGGTGGTCCTCTTCCTGTGACGAAGATTGACTTCATTGCTGACCATCCATTTCTGTTTCTTATCCGAGAAAACAAGACCGGAGTTGTGCTATTTATCGGACAAGTCCTTAATCCTGAAGCTAGCTGGCCTCGTTTCTCTATAGATTATAATACTATTTTTGGGAATCGTTAA